The Gopherus flavomarginatus isolate rGopFla2 chromosome 18, rGopFla2.mat.asm, whole genome shotgun sequence genome segment GGCAGAAACAGGATGGGTCGGGGGCCGGAATTCAATCAGGAGCCTGGCTGCTTTTGAGAGCTGCAGCCCAGGCGGGGACCCAGGGCCGGCCctgagccaggagcagagccgcACGTTCTGCGctgtgccccccgccccctcgTACCCACTGTTGAGCCGTCAGCGGCACCCTCAGCAGCGGCGCCATCTCCTCGGGGCCGGCAGGCAGCGCAGACAGGGCCTCCGCTACCTAGGAGGGAGAGCACAAGTTCAGCGGGGAGACGTGGCGCAGGCACCGTGGTTAGGGAAAGGTGACACCTGCCAGGCGGCTCCCTGCACCACGGGGACGGCCCGGCAGCCCGAGACACCAACAGCGGCTTGTCGTCCTGCAGCTGGGGTGCCCTGTGTATTCACTGTACAGCACTGGTGCCTCggagccccattccctgcccccttgaGCCAGCCGGTCGCCCGCCATGGTGCCAGATCGGGGCTGGCACCCCCTAGcggggaaaggccccatgccccaggctccctgaagcTCCCCCAACAATCGGCGCATCAGACTCCTCACCTTGGATTTTAtgtcctccaggagctgggggatggggcaggtcgGGGCCGGCTCCGGCCGGCCCAGCGCCTGGTTGATGAGCCGCAGCTCCCGCCGGGCAGCGTCGGCCCCCGCTCCCTGCCGCGGCGAAGGGGGGCGTTTCCAGCTCAGGAGCCGGGCGGCTTGCAGCTCCGAGCTCAGGAAGTCTTGGGAGAGAATACGGGGTGAGAGAGACACTGGGCTCTTCTGGCTGCAGCTGGTGGGGGCACTCTGGGCtccagggccagccctgcccagggtGTCCTGGAGAGGGGATCTTTATCTGGGCCAGGGCTACTAGGACTCCTGCATTCTatgctccactcccctcccagagctgggatagaacccaggagtcctggatcccccctcccccaactccactCCCCTGGGAGAATcgggaataggacccaggagtcctagctacCCCCCTCCTCCAAcgactagaccccactcctctgggagagttgggaataggacctaGGAGTCCTGTCGTTCAGCGGCCCCACAGGCTGCTCCGTCTGACCTTCCTGCCGTCAcctacacagcagctggaggcagctGTGGGTGCTGCCCAGCCGGGCAGTCACGTCCCCTGTGGTGAGCGCAGTGTAGGGGCAGTGCAGCTCCTGCAGCAGCCCGCTCAGCTCAATCTGGAAGGTCTCAGCATCTTCAGGGCCTGCACCGGAACAGGAGAGACCGATGAATCCCTGGGCCCCGACGTGCTGCCCCCCCGCCCGGCCAACACCCCACTCCTGGAGCAACCTTTGGAGTCCTGGAGCCGTCCTtcataggtgacaaatctgaggaactgtcacaggttgaagtgtcactagaggaggttttggaattatttGATAAACTCAAtgttaacaagtcaccaggaccagatggcattcacccaagagttctgaaagaactcaaatgtgaagttgcagaactactgactaaggtttgtaacctgtcctttaaatcggcttcaggaCCCAAAGACTGGAAGTTATCTAATGTAACGCCAatgtttaaaaagggctctagaggtgatcccggcaattagagaccggtaagtctaacgtcggtaccaggcaaattagtagaaacaatagttaagaataaaattgtcagacacatagaaaaacaaactgttgagcaatagtcaacatggtttctgtaaagggaaatcgtgtcttactaatctattagagttctttgaaggggtcaacaaacaggtggacaaggggatccagtggacatagtgtacttagatttccagaaagcctttgacaaggtccctctccaaaggctgttacgtaaattaggctgtcatgggataaaagggaaggtcctttcatggactgagagctggttaaaagacagggaacaaagggcaggaattaatggtaaattctcagaatggagaggggtaattaCTGGTGTTCCCcatgggtcagtcctaggaccaatcctattcaatttattcataaatgatctggagaaaggggtaaacagtgaggtggcaaagttttgcagatgatactaaactgctcaggatggttaagaccaaagcagactgtgaagaccttgaaaaagatctcacaaaactaaatgattgggcaacaaaatggcaaatgaaatgtaatgtggataaatgtaaagtaatgcacattggaagaaataaccccaattacatatacaatatgatgggggctaatttaattaagagtcaggaaaaagatcttggtgtcatcgtggatagttctctgaagatgtccatgcagtgtgcagaggtggtcaaaaaagcaaataggatgttaggaatcattaaaaagggacagagaataagacggagaatatcttattgcccttatagaaatcgatggtacgcccacatctcgaatactgtgtacagatgtggtctcctcacctcaaaaaagatattctagtactagaaaaggttcagaaaagggcaactaaaatgattaggggtttggagaaggtcccatatgaggagagattaaagaggctaggcctcttcagcttggaaaagaggagactaaggggggatacgatagaggtatataaaatcatgagtgatgtggagaaagtgaataaggaaaagttatttatttgttcccataatataagaactacgggtcaccaagtgaaatcaataggcaacaggtttaaaacaaataaaaggaagatcttcttcacacagcacatagtcaacctgtggaactccttacctgaggaggttgtgaagactaggactataacagggtttaaaagagaactgggtaaattcatggaagttaaatccattaatggctagtagccaggctgggtaaggaatggcgtccctagactctgtctgtcagagggtggagatggatggcaggagggtgatcacttgatcattacctgttagattcactccctctggggcacctggcattgggcactgtcggcagacaggatactgggctggatggacctttggtcttacccagtatggccgttcttatgttcttaaccccGGCCTCCTCAGGAGGGAATGCCcacgggcagggggttgggaatggggcacagggcctttccccctatggggcgctggctcccatccagccccagggcagggaactggctgGCGGGGAGCGGGGAATGGGATTACTCTTGTAATAAAATGTTGGATCACTAACTGGGACATATCTGCCTCCATTACATCCTGCTGCAgtcagttccacaggttgactcctctctctctctagggcaGATCCGTGTCCCCCAtaaccatagcatctgagcaccctAGAGTGTATCTATTCTCACAaccctgctggggggcagggcagagctatCATCCCtgttgcacagatggggaaactgaggcacagagaggctaggtcacacagggagtctgtggcagggcaggaACCACTGGGCTACACTTCCTCCCCAGGGAGGAATTATGCTGCCGGTATGATTAATTATTGAGTGATAGAGGACCCAGCTGGGAGTGGAGATCCCCTGTCACTCCGGAGTTGGTGTCAGGCATGTTTCCTGTGTCACAGCATCACCAGAGCCCATGGAGGAAAGCCCTGtgtcccactccccacccccagccagtcaGTCTCCCCCTCATTTCTCCGCAGGTAACTCACCGCTGGTGGGACTGACGTCCTCCTCCAAGGGGCAGAGGGCTCGGAGCTCCACCACCAGCTGGGCGCAGAGCGCGGTGAACTCGGGGCTCTGCACCCCGCCCTCGGCCAGGCGCAGGAAGTTCTCCTCAGAGAGTGGCCCCAGGGACCTGGGCACACGGGGCAGGGGTCAGTGCCCAACAGCCTCCCCCATGGACCTGGCAGCCCAGCCCAGACCCGGCCAACCACTCCCGCTGCTGGCGTGCCAGGCCCCCCAACCCTTCCCCAAAACTGCACCTATTCCCGCCACTGTACCCACCTCCCTGTTCATCCTGGAACATTTagctctccctgctccccccaccatccatctccccatgcacccccagagcctctgctccccccacacgcactgcttccctgccccctgctcctacACACATCCAGAGCCTCTGCTCCGCCGACAACCCCTGCTTCTCATCCCCCATGCACCCCAGAGCCTCTGACCCCTCCACACccactgcttccctgctcccaTGCACCCCCGGAGCCTCTGCACCCCCACACCTCTTGCTTCCCAGCCCCCATGCACCCCAGAGCCTCTGACCCCTCCACACCCactgcttccctgcccccatgcaCCCCCGGAGCCTCTGCACCCCCACACCTCTTGCTTCCCAGCCCCCATGCACCCCAGAGCCTCTGCTCCCTCCAcacccactgcctccctgccccctgctcccacgCACCCCTAGAGCCTCTGCTCCGCCGACATCCCCTGCTTCTCATCCCCCATGCACCCCagagcctctgccccctccacacccactgcttccctgcccccatgcacccccggagcctctgcacccccacacctcctgcttctcagtccccatgcacccccagagcctctgtatccccaaaccccctgcttccctgcccccatgcacccccagagcctcagctccccccacactcactgcttccctgccccctgctcccacaCACCCCTAGAGCCTCTGCTCCCCCACATACGCACTGCTTCCCTGCTCTCACTACCCCTAGAGCCTCTGCTCCGCCGACATCCCTTGCTTATCatcccccatgcacccccagaGACTCTGCACCCCCACAGTGCTTCccagcccccatgcacccccagaGCCTCAGCTCCCCCCACATGCACTgcttccctgccccctgctcccacaCACCCCAGAGCCTCTGCTC includes the following:
- the FAM98C gene encoding protein FAM98C; this translates as MERRAAGSLGPLSEENFLRLAEGGVQSPEFTALCAQLVVELRALCPLEEDVSPTSGPEDAETFQIELSGLLQELHCPYTALTTGDVTARLGSTHSCLQLLYFLSSELQAARLLSWKRPPSPRQGAGADAARRELRLINQALGRPEPAPTCPIPQLLEDIKSKVAEALSALPAGPEEMAPLLRVPLTAQQWEALEGIRQALCAEYECRKRMMITRFNVTLQSFHWSERAKAQGAALLAAVSPLRQAESVASGVTLARLLAAREDASRIVSTSSGCCRHRTSCAINKVLMGGVPDRGGRPKEIEPPMPTWEKRREGGGGQQRWGRRGKKKK